A single Staphylococcus muscae DNA region contains:
- a CDS encoding hemolysin family protein, with protein MIIAIILLIFVSFFFSGSETALTAANKVKLKAEADNGNSKAAKLLKLLEKPSEFITTILIGNNIANILLPTLVTILAVDMGVNVGIASAILTVVIIMFAEVIPKSIAATFADQIARLVFPIIQFFIIIFKPITKILNAITDGLTHFLAKGREVEKMSKEEVRTMVAIAGTEGAFNEMERNRIQGVMDFDRLKIDDVSNTPRVNVTSLSVDDTYDEVYDIVMNHPYTRYPVYEGDIDNVVGVFHSKYLLAWSKAPDKKIMDYTSEPLFVYEHNRAEWVLRKMTVTRKHMAIVLDEYGGTDAIVTHEDLIEEMLGMEIEDEMDREEQDKLNRIR; from the coding sequence GTGATCATTGCGATCATTTTATTAATCTTTGTATCATTCTTCTTTTCTGGAAGTGAGACGGCACTGACCGCAGCGAACAAAGTTAAATTAAAAGCAGAAGCAGATAATGGAAATTCGAAAGCTGCCAAGCTATTAAAGTTATTAGAAAAACCAAGTGAGTTTATTACGACGATTCTCATCGGTAACAATATCGCAAACATTTTATTACCAACACTCGTGACAATTCTTGCTGTCGATATGGGGGTTAATGTCGGGATTGCATCGGCGATATTAACAGTCGTTATTATTATGTTTGCTGAAGTGATTCCGAAGTCGATTGCGGCAACTTTTGCCGATCAAATTGCACGGCTTGTGTTTCCAATCATTCAATTTTTTATTATTATCTTTAAACCAATTACGAAGATTTTAAATGCGATTACAGATGGTTTAACACATTTTCTTGCAAAGGGACGAGAAGTTGAGAAAATGTCGAAAGAAGAAGTGCGTACGATGGTTGCAATTGCAGGAACTGAAGGTGCTTTTAATGAGATGGAACGCAATCGCATTCAAGGTGTGATGGATTTTGATCGTTTGAAAATTGATGATGTGAGCAATACACCACGTGTAAATGTGACGTCTTTATCTGTCGATGACACGTATGATGAAGTCTATGATATTGTTATGAATCATCCATATACACGTTATCCAGTTTATGAAGGTGATATAGACAATGTTGTTGGTGTATTTCACTCTAAGTATTTATTGGCATGGAGTAAGGCGCCTGACAAAAAAATCATGGATTATACTTCAGAGCCGTTATTCGTTTATGAACATAACCGTGCAGAATGGGTACTTCGAAAAATGACAGTGACACGAAAACATATGGCAATTGTATTGGATGAATATGGCGGGACAGATGCTATCGTGACGCATGAAGATCTGATAGAAGAAATGCTCGGTATGGAAATAGAAGATGAGATGGATCGAGAAGAACAAGATAAGTTGAATAGAATCCGATAA
- a CDS encoding NAD(P)H-dependent flavin oxidoreductase, translated as MWYQTEITKQCSIQLPIIQAGMAGSTTPELVASVSEAGGLGTIGAGYMTPEKLTQEIQQVKQLTSKPFAVNLFVPESFTYAEADVDTMNTHLQSYRDALSIETPKPGAHDPETFQQLVNVVIEYNVAVCAFTFGVPTVEVVSQLHDAGVVVVGSATTVSEAQEVERIGMDAVVAQGSEAGGHRAAFQQDGVTSLVGTMALVPQIVDHVKIPVIAAGGIMDGRGWVASHVLGAAGVQLGTAFLTTKESASKPVHRQAILNSVETDTVVTKVLSGKAARGIRNTLIDDLESVRDQVLPYPIQNDVTKQIRAAAAQEGNADWTHVWSGQGARLARDTDVKALMNRLVTEAQQQVDRLNL; from the coding sequence ATGTGGTATCAAACAGAGATAACAAAACAGTGTAGTATTCAATTGCCTATTATTCAAGCTGGAATGGCTGGTTCAACAACACCTGAACTTGTAGCAAGTGTGTCAGAAGCGGGTGGTCTTGGAACGATTGGCGCAGGGTATATGACACCTGAAAAACTGACTCAAGAGATTCAACAGGTGAAACAGCTGACGTCGAAACCATTCGCAGTGAATTTGTTTGTCCCTGAATCATTTACATATGCGGAAGCGGATGTTGATACGATGAATACGCATCTTCAATCGTATCGGGATGCGTTGTCGATTGAAACGCCCAAACCGGGTGCACATGACCCAGAAACATTTCAACAATTAGTGAACGTTGTTATTGAATATAACGTAGCTGTCTGTGCGTTCACATTCGGTGTTCCAACGGTTGAAGTTGTATCACAACTGCATGATGCTGGTGTTGTTGTTGTCGGAAGTGCGACGACAGTGTCGGAAGCGCAGGAAGTGGAACGTATTGGTATGGATGCCGTAGTTGCTCAAGGAAGTGAAGCGGGCGGTCATCGTGCGGCGTTCCAGCAAGATGGTGTGACATCACTTGTTGGAACGATGGCACTTGTTCCGCAAATTGTAGACCATGTGAAGATTCCTGTAATCGCTGCAGGTGGAATTATGGACGGTCGTGGTTGGGTAGCGAGTCATGTATTAGGCGCAGCGGGTGTACAGCTTGGGACAGCCTTTTTAACGACAAAAGAAAGTGCATCAAAACCGGTACATAGACAAGCGATTTTGAACAGTGTGGAAACAGATACTGTTGTGACAAAAGTGTTGAGTGGAAAAGCAGCAAGAGGGATTCGCAACACGTTGATTGATGACTTGGAAAGTGTACGTGATCAAGTGTTGCCGTATCCAATTCAAAATGATGTGACGAAACAAATACGTGCGGCAGCCGCTCAAGAGGGCAATGCTGATTGGACACACGTATGGAGTGGACAAGGAGCGCGACTGGCAAGAGATACAGATGTAAAAGCACTCATGAATAGATTAGTAACAGAGGCACAACAGCAAGTAGACAGGCTCAACTTGTAG
- a CDS encoding DUF72 domain-containing protein: MIEIGLTGWGDHDSLYEDMERKSDKLKTYAGHFPIVELDASYYAIQPERNIIKWIKETPDRFKFVVKIHQALTLHADYRDYAESIAGLFNDFRQMLQPMIEADKLAMVLVQFPPWFDCNSKNVNYIRYVRAQLEQLPVCIEFRHQSWFADEMKEHTLSFLTEHQLIHAVCDEPQAGEGSVPFVNRMTQATALVRLHGRNVHGWTKKDMTDQEWRDVRYLYDYNDDELRQLSAHMQILEKKTDKVYVIFNNNSGGHAAQNAKTLQQFLGIDYEGLAPQQLKLF; the protein is encoded by the coding sequence ATGATAGAGATTGGTCTAACAGGATGGGGAGATCATGATAGTTTATATGAAGACATGGAACGAAAATCAGATAAGCTGAAGACATATGCGGGTCACTTTCCAATTGTAGAACTCGATGCTTCCTATTATGCGATTCAGCCAGAGCGCAATATCATCAAGTGGATTAAAGAAACACCTGACCGGTTCAAGTTTGTTGTTAAGATTCATCAGGCATTGACGCTGCATGCTGATTATCGGGATTATGCTGAATCAATCGCAGGACTATTCAATGACTTTCGTCAAATGTTGCAACCAATGATCGAAGCAGACAAATTGGCAATGGTATTAGTTCAATTTCCACCGTGGTTCGATTGTAATTCAAAAAATGTGAATTATATCCGTTATGTGCGTGCCCAGTTAGAACAGCTTCCCGTGTGTATTGAATTTCGTCATCAATCATGGTTTGCGGACGAGATGAAAGAACATACTTTATCATTTTTAACAGAACATCAATTGATACATGCTGTTTGTGATGAACCACAGGCGGGTGAAGGGTCTGTTCCTTTTGTGAATCGTATGACACAAGCAACTGCACTCGTGCGCTTGCATGGGCGAAATGTACATGGCTGGACGAAAAAAGATATGACGGATCAAGAATGGCGGGATGTACGCTATTTGTATGACTACAACGATGATGAATTACGACAATTATCCGCACACATGCAAATTCTTGAGAAAAAAACTGATAAAGTCTATGTCATATTTAACAATAATTCAGGTGGACACGCCGCACAAAATGCGAAAACATTACAACAGTTTTTGGGCATTGATTATGAAGGGCTTGCGCCACAACAGTTAAAGTTATTTTAA
- a CDS encoding sulfite exporter TauE/SafE family protein, translating into MSIIILLLVGFLSAVIGSIVGIGGGIIIVPTLIYFGVTLDVLHGITPQTAIGTSSIILIVTGLTSSLGYLKQKQVDVKNGMIFLIGIIPGALIGAYLSQFLTLHSFNRYFGIFLIFVSILLMIRHKIPPIQAFQQERYMKSFTDAHGETYRYGVVPSVAVVLSFLIGLTSGLFGIGGGALMTPLMLLVFRFPPHVAVGTSMMMIFFSSITGSVGHIILGHVVWGYSLILIVASWIGAKLGVRINRSVKSDTVVLILRMVMLVLGIYLITRSFFS; encoded by the coding sequence ATGAGTATCATCATATTATTATTAGTCGGTTTTTTATCCGCTGTCATCGGCTCCATTGTTGGTATTGGCGGTGGCATAATTATTGTGCCGACACTCATATATTTCGGTGTCACGCTGGATGTCTTGCATGGCATAACACCACAAACTGCTATCGGTACATCATCGATTATATTAATTGTGACAGGACTCACATCGAGTTTGGGGTATTTAAAGCAAAAGCAAGTAGACGTTAAAAACGGTATGATTTTCTTAATTGGGATTATTCCGGGTGCGCTCATCGGCGCATATCTTAGTCAATTTTTAACACTTCATTCTTTCAACCGATACTTTGGTATTTTTCTTATTTTTGTATCTATCTTATTAATGATTCGTCATAAAATACCGCCGATTCAAGCATTCCAACAAGAGCGTTACATGAAGTCATTTACAGATGCACACGGTGAAACGTATCGTTACGGTGTGGTGCCTTCTGTTGCAGTTGTTTTGTCATTTTTAATCGGTTTAACGTCAGGTCTTTTCGGTATCGGTGGAGGCGCGTTGATGACACCATTGATGCTGCTTGTTTTCCGTTTCCCGCCGCATGTGGCAGTTGGAACGAGTATGATGATGATATTCTTTTCGAGTATTACAGGCTCAGTTGGTCATATTATTCTTGGACATGTTGTTTGGGGATACAGTCTTATATTGATAGTGGCAAGTTGGATTGGTGCCAAGTTAGGCGTGAGAATCAATCGTTCAGTCAAATCAGATACGGTTGTCTTAATTCTGCGCATGGTGATGCTTGTGTTGGGAATCTATTTGATCACACGATCGTTTTTTAGTTGA
- a CDS encoding bifunctional metallophosphatase/5'-nucleotidase, with protein sequence MRVTLYHTNDIHSHLDAFSRIKTYMAEQRPKLDHPSLYLDIGDHVDLSLPVTEGTMGKRNVQLLNEANCDIATIGNNEGMTISHDALNTLYDEANFTVTCANVFDESGQLPNNFVESYIKEVEGVRFLFVGVTAAFTPFYRALDWLVTDPLAAIQHVVRQRKEQYDVLIVMSHAGIFFDEELCKLLPEADVILGSHTHHHFLEGKVSNGVLMAAAGKYGHYLGEVTLEIEAQQVVSKRATLHALGTLPEVKTDFEQEGRAILNRPVVTKPMTLQRETNFITEATYRLAQSVHDYIGADCTIINAGLMVKGYEQKILTEYDIHQMLPHPINTVRARVSGRVLKDILMTAREQTYMYEHAQGLGFRGDIFGGYILYNAGYIDSSNRYFVNGVEIQDDETYLLGTVDMYTFGRYFPMLKGQSMDYIMPAFLRDIFKAYLQEL encoded by the coding sequence ATGCGTGTAACATTGTACCATACGAACGATATACATAGTCATCTTGATGCATTTTCACGTATCAAGACGTATATGGCGGAACAACGCCCAAAACTTGATCATCCATCGCTTTATTTAGATATTGGTGATCATGTAGATTTATCGCTGCCTGTAACAGAAGGGACGATGGGAAAACGCAATGTGCAGTTATTGAATGAAGCAAATTGTGATATTGCGACGATTGGTAATAATGAAGGAATGACGATATCTCATGATGCGTTGAATACGTTATATGATGAGGCGAATTTCACTGTGACGTGTGCAAATGTGTTTGATGAATCGGGGCAACTGCCGAACAACTTTGTAGAATCATATATAAAAGAAGTTGAGGGCGTTCGATTTCTGTTTGTAGGTGTCACAGCGGCATTTACGCCATTCTATCGTGCTTTAGATTGGCTTGTGACAGATCCGCTCGCAGCGATTCAACATGTGGTGCGTCAACGGAAAGAGCAGTATGATGTACTTATCGTAATGAGCCATGCGGGTATCTTTTTTGATGAAGAACTATGCAAATTGCTACCGGAAGCTGATGTGATACTCGGTTCACATACACATCATCATTTCTTGGAAGGAAAGGTATCTAACGGTGTACTCATGGCAGCAGCAGGTAAATACGGTCACTATCTCGGAGAAGTGACGTTAGAAATTGAAGCACAACAAGTCGTGAGTAAACGTGCAACGTTGCATGCGTTGGGTACTTTGCCTGAAGTAAAGACGGACTTTGAACAAGAAGGGCGTGCGATACTCAATCGCCCTGTCGTCACAAAGCCGATGACATTGCAACGAGAAACGAACTTTATTACTGAAGCAACATATCGATTGGCTCAAAGTGTTCATGATTATATTGGTGCAGATTGTACGATTATTAATGCTGGATTGATGGTTAAAGGCTATGAACAAAAAATATTGACGGAATACGATATTCATCAAATGTTGCCGCATCCAATTAATACGGTAAGGGCAAGGGTGTCAGGTCGTGTGCTCAAAGACATCTTGATGACAGCGCGAGAACAGACATATATGTATGAACATGCCCAAGGATTAGGTTTTCGTGGAGATATTTTTGGTGGATATATTCTTTACAATGCAGGATATATCGACTCAAGTAATCGTTATTTCGTTAATGGCGTAGAGATTCAAGATGACGAAACGTATTTGCTTGGGACAGTAGATATGTATACATTTGGACGTTATTTCCCGATGTTAAAAGGACAATCAATGGATTATATTATGCCAGCATTTTTACGTGATATTTTCAAAGCCTATTTACAAGAGCTTTAA
- the lipA gene encoding lipoyl synthase, with the protein MATKNEEILRKPDWLKIKLNTNENYTGLKKMMREKNLHTVCEEAKCPNIHECWGARRTATFMILGDVCTRACRFCAVKTGLPNELDLGEPERVAESVELMNLKHVVITAVARDDLKDAGSNVYAETVRKVRERNPYTTIEILPSDMGGDYEALKTLMAARPDILNHNIETVRRLSPRVRARATYDRTLEFLRRSKELQPDIPTKSSIMVGLGETIEELHETMDDLRANDVDILTIGQYLQPSRKHLKVQKYYTPLEFGKLRKVAMEKGFKHCQAGPLVRSSYHADEQVNEAAKAKQRLGDEQLNS; encoded by the coding sequence ATGGCTACGAAAAACGAAGAAATTTTACGCAAACCAGATTGGTTGAAAATAAAGTTAAATACGAATGAGAACTATACAGGTCTTAAGAAGATGATGCGAGAGAAAAACTTGCATACTGTATGTGAAGAAGCGAAGTGTCCGAACATTCACGAATGTTGGGGTGCGCGTCGAACTGCTACATTCATGATTTTAGGAGATGTTTGTACACGTGCGTGTCGCTTCTGTGCGGTTAAAACAGGTTTACCGAATGAATTGGACTTAGGTGAACCAGAACGTGTTGCTGAATCGGTAGAATTGATGAATCTGAAACATGTTGTTATTACAGCTGTTGCACGTGATGATTTAAAAGATGCAGGTTCTAACGTATATGCAGAAACGGTTCGTAAAGTCCGTGAACGCAATCCTTATACAACGATTGAAATCTTACCTTCAGATATGGGTGGAGATTATGAAGCGTTAAAAACATTGATGGCTGCACGTCCAGACATTTTAAACCACAATATCGAAACAGTTCGTCGTTTGTCACCAAGAGTTCGTGCACGTGCGACATACGATCGTACACTTGAATTTTTACGTCGTTCTAAAGAATTACAACCAGATATTCCAACAAAATCTAGTATTATGGTTGGATTAGGTGAAACAATCGAAGAACTTCATGAAACAATGGATGACTTACGTGCGAACGATGTAGATATTTTAACAATCGGTCAATATTTACAACCTTCACGTAAGCACTTGAAAGTACAAAAATACTACACACCATTAGAATTTGGTAAGTTACGTAAAGTTGCAATGGAAAAAGGATTCAAACATTGCCAAGCAGGCCCACTTGTAAGAAGTTCATATCATGCGGATGAGCAAGTGAACGAAGCGGCTAAAGCGAAACAACGTCTTGGTGATGAACAACTTAATTCGTAA
- a CDS encoding YutD family protein, which translates to MIKAGNHYFELIESYRDAFNEEDFVSRYSEILDKYDFVVGDYGYDQLRLKGFYRDTYKKADFNKRFSTIQDYLLEYCNFGCAYFVLRRLSKQEVDQQLLSEDVEIDEEDKLKNVKIQPTIQS; encoded by the coding sequence ATGATCAAAGCAGGCAATCATTATTTTGAATTGATAGAGTCGTATCGAGATGCTTTTAACGAAGAAGATTTTGTATCACGTTATTCAGAAATTCTAGATAAATATGATTTTGTAGTTGGTGATTATGGCTATGACCAACTTCGCTTGAAGGGCTTTTATAGAGATACTTATAAAAAAGCAGATTTTAACAAACGTTTTTCTACCATTCAGGATTACTTATTAGAATACTGTAATTTTGGATGTGCGTATTTTGTCTTGAGACGTTTATCCAAACAAGAAGTCGATCAGCAGTTATTGAGTGAAGACGTTGAAATAGATGAAGAAGACAAGTTGAAAAATGTCAAAATCCAGCCCACAATTCAAAGTTAA
- a CDS encoding DUF3055 domain-containing protein codes for MIDMFLYDDVEPSQIRFVGFIGEETRYDLILLQTDRHYGKTLVLNTQTNKFGIIGTDDLDEEGYIAYILGVNEAEGEELTDYLRDVIR; via the coding sequence ATGATAGATATGTTTTTATATGATGACGTCGAACCGTCACAAATCCGTTTTGTTGGCTTTATTGGCGAAGAGACACGTTATGACCTTATCTTGCTTCAAACAGATCGTCACTACGGAAAAACGTTAGTGTTGAATACACAAACGAACAAATTCGGCATTATTGGTACAGATGACTTAGATGAAGAAGGTTACATTGCCTATATTCTCGGTGTCAACGAAGCAGAAGGCGAAGAACTCACAGACTATTTACGCGATGTCATTCGTTAA
- a CDS encoding DUF86 domain-containing protein — translation MYFVDKEQLSKKLTYLKQLTEDYESIKTNAYAFERVAQMLIESSVDIGNMIIDAFILRDPGNYKDVVDILELEGAISKETKTVLHETIDVRRQFVHLYDELDSQTLVPLFDRAVPYYQQFIKEILHFLENENVPVTAFGKGEQA, via the coding sequence ATGTATTTTGTAGACAAAGAACAGTTATCAAAAAAACTCACATATTTAAAGCAGTTAACGGAAGATTATGAATCGATTAAGACCAACGCCTATGCCTTTGAACGTGTGGCACAGATGTTGATAGAGTCGTCAGTAGATATCGGTAATATGATAATCGATGCATTTATATTACGAGATCCTGGTAATTACAAAGATGTTGTAGATATTTTGGAATTAGAAGGTGCTATATCAAAAGAGACAAAAACAGTGCTACACGAAACGATTGATGTGCGTCGTCAATTTGTTCACTTGTATGATGAATTAGACAGCCAGACATTAGTACCATTGTTTGATCGTGCCGTTCCTTACTATCAACAATTTATCAAAGAAATTTTACATTTTTTAGAGAATGAAAATGTACCTGTAACAGCATTTGGTAAAGGAGAACAAGCATAG
- a CDS encoding TIGR01457 family HAD-type hydrolase, with amino-acid sequence MKTYKAYLIDLDGTLYRGSQVIEGAVEFINGLNKYEIPHLYVTNNSTKSPEDVVEKLASIGIEARPSEVVTSAMATADYISSEKPNASVYMIGDTGLRSALMSAGLNLKDDIEVDFVVVGLDENINYEKLTKATLAVQRGATFISTNKDPSIPKEQGFLPGNGSLTSVVTVSSKTEPIFIGKPETPIMQKALDLLQLEKSEVAMIGDLYDTDIMSGINIGIDTVHVQTGVTSKEEVLSKDIPPTVSIENLSVLLKEIEKGQ; translated from the coding sequence ATGAAAACATACAAAGCCTATTTGATTGACTTAGACGGTACGCTATATAGAGGTAGTCAAGTCATTGAAGGTGCCGTTGAATTTATTAATGGTTTAAACAAATATGAGATTCCACACTTATACGTGACAAATAATTCAACCAAGTCACCTGAAGATGTAGTTGAAAAGTTAGCTTCGATTGGTATTGAAGCACGTCCATCAGAAGTGGTTACTTCAGCAATGGCCACGGCTGATTATATCAGTAGTGAAAAACCGAACGCATCTGTCTATATGATTGGTGACACGGGTCTAAGATCAGCATTGATGTCAGCTGGATTAAACTTAAAAGATGATATCGAAGTTGATTTTGTTGTTGTTGGATTGGATGAAAATATTAATTATGAGAAGTTGACGAAAGCGACATTGGCAGTTCAGCGTGGTGCTACATTCATTTCGACGAACAAAGATCCATCTATTCCGAAAGAACAAGGTTTCTTACCGGGAAATGGTTCTTTAACAAGTGTTGTGACCGTTTCTTCAAAAACAGAACCAATATTTATTGGAAAACCTGAAACACCAATTATGCAAAAGGCTTTAGACTTATTGCAGTTAGAGAAGTCGGAAGTGGCAATGATCGGTGACTTATACGATACGGATATCATGTCAGGTATCAATATTGGTATCGACACAGTTCATGTGCAAACTGGCGTGACGTCTAAAGAAGAAGTGCTATCAAAAGACATCCCACCAACTGTTAGTATTGAAAACTTATCAGTATTGTTGAAAGAAATAGAAAAAGGGCAGTGA
- a CDS encoding 2-hydroxyacid dehydrogenase, with amino-acid sequence MEKILVTRRIPEKFKQRLELMGEVEMWDHHLTPMPREAFLEAAVDKTILLVTLSENIDRTLLEQAPHLKIIANMAVGYDNIDLVEAEQRNVVISNTPHVLSETTAELGFALMMAASRRLSEAIDYVQDGKWESWGPYLLAGKDIYRSKVGIYGMGEIGRAFARRLKGFNADILYHNRSRNTKAEHELGAFYTSFETLVRESDFIVCTAPSTQETRNKFNKDVFKMMRNDAIFVNIGRGDIVVEEDLVEALQSGEIAGCALDVVRDEPIRMDHPLLTLPNAIVTPHIGSATVLTRDQMIQTCVLNIEDVVQGKPARNQVLAK; translated from the coding sequence ATGGAGAAAATTTTAGTTACACGTCGAATTCCAGAAAAGTTTAAACAGCGTTTAGAGTTAATGGGTGAAGTTGAGATGTGGGATCACCATTTGACACCGATGCCGCGTGAAGCGTTTTTAGAAGCGGCAGTGGATAAGACAATATTACTTGTGACATTGAGTGAGAACATTGATCGTACATTGCTTGAACAAGCACCTCATTTAAAAATTATTGCCAATATGGCAGTAGGATATGACAATATTGATCTTGTAGAAGCAGAGCAACGTAATGTTGTTATTTCGAACACGCCACATGTTTTGAGTGAAACAACTGCAGAACTTGGCTTTGCATTGATGATGGCAGCGTCAAGACGTTTGTCTGAGGCGATTGATTACGTTCAAGATGGCAAGTGGGAGAGTTGGGGACCTTACCTGCTCGCAGGAAAAGATATATACCGTTCTAAAGTTGGTATTTATGGTATGGGTGAGATTGGTAGAGCTTTCGCACGTCGTTTGAAAGGATTTAACGCTGACATTCTATATCACAATCGTTCACGCAATACGAAAGCAGAACATGAACTGGGGGCATTTTATACGTCTTTTGAGACGCTTGTTCGTGAAAGTGATTTCATTGTTTGTACAGCACCTTCAACACAGGAGACCCGTAATAAATTTAACAAAGATGTATTCAAAATGATGCGTAACGATGCAATATTTGTGAATATTGGTCGTGGAGATATTGTTGTCGAAGAAGATTTAGTTGAAGCACTTCAATCTGGTGAAATTGCTGGGTGTGCATTGGATGTTGTGCGTGATGAACCGATTCGTATGGATCATCCATTACTTACATTACCAAATGCGATTGTGACTCCACATATCGGTAGCGCAACAGTATTAACACGTGATCAGATGATTCAAACTTGCGTATTAAATATTGAAGACGTCGTGCAAGGTAAACCTGCACGTAACCAAGTGTTAGCGAAATAG
- a CDS encoding YuzD family protein: MTKVSVVIYGAETVCASCVNAPSARNTYDWLQTLLPKKYPELDFKFTYIDIDRDTENLTDHDDQFIEQIKNDELFYPLVTMNDEYVADGYVQLKPLKRYMSEQFGVTDTTN, translated from the coding sequence ATGACAAAAGTGAGCGTAGTGATATACGGGGCGGAAACAGTTTGTGCCAGTTGTGTGAATGCACCGAGTGCACGCAATACATATGACTGGTTACAAACACTCCTACCAAAAAAATACCCAGAACTCGACTTTAAATTCACCTATATCGATATTGATCGTGACACAGAAAACTTAACAGATCACGATGATCAGTTTATAGAACAAATTAAAAATGACGAGCTTTTTTACCCACTTGTAACGATGAATGACGAATATGTCGCTGATGGTTATGTGCAACTGAAACCACTGAAACGGTATATGTCTGAGCAATTCGGAGTAACGGATACGACAAATTAA
- a CDS encoding NifU family protein: MPTEDTTMYDQVAEVIEKLRPFLLRDGGDCALVDVEDGIVKLQLLGACGTCPSSTITLKAGIERALVEEVPGVIEVEQVF; encoded by the coding sequence ATGCCAACTGAAGATACAACAATGTATGATCAAGTCGCAGAGGTCATCGAAAAGTTACGTCCATTTTTACTACGTGATGGTGGTGATTGTGCACTTGTTGATGTAGAAGATGGAATTGTAAAGCTTCAATTATTAGGTGCTTGTGGTACATGCCCAAGTAGCACAATTACTTTGAAGGCAGGTATTGAACGTGCACTTGTAGAAGAAGTGCCTGGTGTGATTGAGGTTGAACAGGTATTTTAA
- a CDS encoding NAD(P)/FAD-dependent oxidoreductase — protein sequence MKSLVLLGGGYGNMRILSKILPDALPDDYRVTLIDRMPYHGLKTEFYALAAGSKSDKEVRVNFPKEERINTVYGEITNIDLDNQIISVGQTRVDYDDLVIGLGCEDKYHNVPGAKEYTYSIQTLADARKTYHDISELPSGAQVGIVGAGLSGIELASALRESRDDLDIFLYDRGDRILNQFPEKLSNYVKKWFDQHNVTVVPNSNIVKVDPGTLYNKDTKNEHDLIVWTAGIQPVSIVRNLPVDLSRSNRVMVNQYHQIPTYPNVYVVGDCANLPFAPSAQLAEEQADQIADVLKTLWQGKPLPEKMPEIKIQGFLGALGEKKGFAYLMDTTVTGRLASILKSGVLWLYKHHNG from the coding sequence ATGAAAAGTTTAGTTTTATTAGGTGGCGGATACGGGAATATGCGTATATTGTCAAAGATATTGCCGGATGCTTTACCAGATGATTATCGTGTGACATTGATTGATCGCATGCCATATCATGGTTTAAAAACGGAATTTTATGCTTTGGCTGCCGGTTCAAAATCTGATAAAGAAGTCCGCGTAAACTTTCCAAAAGAAGAGCGTATTAACACTGTTTACGGGGAAATCACCAATATTGATTTGGACAATCAAATCATCTCAGTTGGTCAAACACGTGTTGATTATGATGATCTTGTCATTGGACTTGGTTGTGAAGACAAATATCATAACGTGCCTGGTGCGAAAGAATATACATATAGTATTCAAACACTTGCTGATGCACGTAAAACTTATCATGATATTTCTGAACTGCCAAGTGGCGCACAAGTAGGTATCGTCGGCGCAGGTCTAAGTGGTATTGAACTAGCGAGCGCACTTCGTGAAAGCCGTGATGACTTGGATATCTTTTTGTATGATCGTGGGGATCGTATTCTGAATCAATTTCCTGAAAAACTAAGCAATTACGTAAAAAAATGGTTTGATCAGCACAATGTGACAGTTGTTCCAAACTCAAATATTGTGAAAGTTGATCCGGGCACACTGTACAATAAAGATACGAAAAATGAACACGATTTGATTGTATGGACTGCTGGTATTCAACCTGTTTCTATTGTGCGTAATTTACCTGTTGACTTGAGTAGAAGTAATCGTGTGATGGTCAATCAATATCATCAAATTCCAACTTATCCAAATGTCTATGTTGTTGGAGATTGTGCAAACTTACCATTCGCACCGAGTGCGCAACTCGCAGAGGAACAAGCGGATCAAATTGCCGATGTGTTGAAGACACTTTGGCAAGGAAAGCCACTGCCGGAAAAAATGCCGGAGATTAAAATTCAAGGCTTTTTAGGTGCGCTAGGAGAAAAGAAAGGCTTTGCTTACCTGATGGATACAACTGTAACAGGGCGTCTGGCATCCATTTTAAAATCAGGTGTTCTATGGCTCTATAAACATCATAATGGTTAA